Part of the Panthera uncia isolate 11264 chromosome F2, Puncia_PCG_1.0, whole genome shotgun sequence genome, CTTCCCGGAGGCCCAGATCACCTCCCTGGGCCCACAGGACTTCCCTGCGTGCTCTGACCCACCACACTTACCTACCCTGGGAGCTGAGGTCAGCAGTGCACGAGGAAGGGCTTAGTCTATGAACATGATCAAGGCTCAGTCCACAGCTGGGATCATGGATCAGAACATGGCCAGGAACAGGGCAGAGTGTGTAACTGTGGTCAAGGCTCAATTAGTCCCCACGGTCAGGGCTCAGTCTATGACCTCGGTCAGAGTTCAGTGTTTGACTGGGACCAGGGCTTAGTACATGACCAGGATTAGACTCAGTGTTCAACCAGGGATCAGGGTGCATTCTCCATCCAGGAGCAGGGTTCAGCATGTGAGCCAGGTCAGGCCTCAGAGTGTGACTGGGGTCAGAGGTCAGCGTGTCGCCGGGGTCGGGGCTCGGGCCTTACTGAGAACGGGAATGAGCTCAGTGGAGCCATGCCAAATCCCTGCCAGGCTCAGTGTCTATGTGGCCATCCGTGGAATGTCTATAAAGGGGAGAACTCGAGAAACTGGCTGTCGCTTCTGACAGAAAACCACACTTGttttgcctgatttttttctcccttcccctaccCCCGGCCCAGCCAGGCAGCAGGGGAAGGTGTAATTAAAAATCAGGTTTGTTAACACGAGCACGACgtacataatatttaaaacatccaAGCGCCTTTAACTCGCTCCCGACGTGCGTTTGCTCATTAAGCAGGAATTTTTTTACGGCAGCAACACTGCAAATAGCTCTTATTAAAATGCTCAAAACGCCATCTGGTCCTTCGCTGAGACTCTGAGGCGTCGCGGAGGTGGCCCAGCCTGCCTGGGGACTCGGAGATTCCCGGCAGAGCGGCAGGTCCGGGGTCCCCACCCGGGCCCCCGAGTCCTCTGGGGGTCCTGTCTGCACCCGGGCTTTGTGTAATCCCATcgcacagatgaggagacagaggccgGGGCAGGGAGACACGTGCCCGGATCGGCACGGCTAATAAGAGAAGACGCCTGGCAGTGAGCCTGCATCTTCCTGCCTCAGAGGCCCAGGCTCTGTCCTGGGAGGACGGGGTTCGATGAGAGGCAAGGATCCAGGGCAGCCTCCCCGACCAATGGGGCTGCAACGGAGGACAGGGGATGGGATGGAAGAAGCTTGGCCGGCACTGTCCGGATGCAGGGGCCCGGCTCTGTGGATGGGGCGGGAGTCTGCTCTCTCTCACCAGGTCACGGCCACGGGGATGTATGGAAAATGTTCTACAAACTGTCCCCTAGGATGAGGAAGGGCTGCCAGGCCTCCCGAGATGCCCCTGGGGGCTGGGCCGTGTCCAGGGGGCCGGGGCCGAGCGTCTGGACGGGAGGTCCTCCGCTCCTGCCCAAACTGCGGGCGCTCAGGCTCCAGAACTGCTGGGGGTGCGTCTCCCGCCCCAGAGGAGCGGGGAGCCAGGCTAAACCCGCCCCATGAAGGCCCAGGGGATACACCAGCACCTCCTCGAACGCAGGCCAGTCCCCCACTGTTCCTCCAGCCCCTCCATTCGCTGGGCAAgctccacccccctgcccctgctttgGGACTGACACGCAGAGAGGACTGCCCACCCGGCCCTCAGGGGGTTTACAGGCCTGCACCCACGGCAGACATCTCCAGGGCGCAGGTCCCCTGCACGGACAGGTGGCATCCCGGCCCTTCTCCGCACTTCACTGAACCCCCAGCCAGCATCGGTCACAGTGGGAACCTGTCTGCCATCCCCCAGTGACATGGAGGGCAAGAAATGGAGCTCCTACCCCAGCCTGGGGTTCTGGAAGgcggcttccccccccccaacacacggGCCGCAGAGCATTTGCTTCTGTGCACGCGCACACAGCCTCAGCCCTGCCAGCAGCAGACGGCATGTGACAGAGTGACAGTCACTCAGAGTGGGAATGTCCCTGGAGAGTGAGCCTTGGGGGATCCCAACCTGGGGTGTGGGAGGACCCAGGGAGGTGGTCTAGAGGAGGTGCGATCGGGACACTACGGCAGCAGGGGGGTGCCCAGGGTATGGGGGTGTGGTGGAGCCAGAGACTCCCCACATCCACGAGGAGATGGGCCCCCGCGGGGAAGCGGGTCCAGGGAGGACAGCCACCACACCTCGCTTTTGGACCACGTGTGGGGCTTGCAGCTGTACGCCCAGCATCACAGCCCCGGGGCTGAggcaggggcggaggggggggggggggaggcggccTCGACAAGGCTCGAAGCCAGGGTAGAGCTGGTGGCACCAGTGtgccacagggagggagagacacagggaggcacGAGGGGCCCGAGCACACTGTGATGGCTCTGCCCACGCACCCACCCCTCTGCCacttctgccccttcctgtggCCTTGAAGACACAGCTGTCCCCGAGGAGGCCGTTCCCCGTCAGGAGCCCCAGGCAAGTCTCCCCGAATCCCgctcggcctcagtttcctcatcagtaagaGGGTCCTCAAATCACAGAGCAGCAAcagagaggggctgagggggcGGGGCTTCCAGAACTGCGAAGTTTGTTTGCATACAAAACGCACGGCCAGCACAGGtgccccgacacacacacacacacacacacacacacacacacacatatgtacacacatgcacgccTGTGTGCCCGTACAGACACACGCATCCACCCTACCAAGCCCACCGGCATTCACAGGCAGGTGCACCGACACAAGCGAGTTCTTGCACACGGCACTCGGAGCGTTGCACGCTCATCTTTCTCACGCCCCAGTCTCCACAGGTGTGGCCTCCATCAGGATTAACAGACGTGACACACACACCCCGATTATAAGAAGATAGCGACCCGGTGCTGCACTTAACTGATGGGGGACAGGCTCCAAGAAAAACAAGGCACATGCAGAAACTCCTCTCCACTGTCCCTTTGATCTGTCCTCTGGATTCTGGTGGGTGAGCCTGCCCTGGAGCCCAGCCCGCACCTGCCCGGGACTCGCTCTGCCACCAGCCCTCCGGCACGGGCCTCCAGAAAAGCCAGGGGAGACCCGACCCTGGTGTGCGAGCTCAGATCTGGGCCTGGGGCTTGGCAAGCACAcgcctcccctgccccattccCAAGCAATAAGTGGCAGTTTTTAGAAAGTGTCAACTTATTCCCAGCTGTTGttgccaaaaaaaggaaaaaaaaaaaaaaagaaagaaagaaagaaaaaaaccctccttGGTTTCAAGGAAACTCACAACAACTTCAGAAAAACGCGTGAACATGATGAATGTGCTCATTTCCCTGAAGATTCGGCAAAGGCCAGAGGCCCCACGTTTGTCACATGCGGTTGGAGCCCCTGgcagggggccggggccgggcctTGTCCGGGTCTGGCATTGCTCCTTCCCGGGCAACGCCGAGCTTCCTGAAAGGAGCCATCCTTTATTCCCCTTTATTCCCAGGAATAAGGCTCTTGACATAAACGACTCCCGCTAGCAATTAGCCGTGATTAATGTAGAGCTTCACTGCAGAAGTGGAGGAAGTTCACAGTTCCCGGGAGGAGGTGGGCGACAATCGCATATTCATGGATCTGGAACAAATGTACGTTcaaggggagtgggggaggctcCTTGGGACTTTTTCCAGCCCTAGCTCGGCCTGGGAACCAGCTGAGACGCGGGCGTGGCCCTGACGACCCACCGGACCAGGGTCAGCGGACTGCGGCTCGCCCGTCCACACGGGGGACTCCCCGTCGTCGGACACAGCTGCCCAGAGCCCTGTGGCCAAGACCCGGATGAACCAGACCTGGGCTGAGCATGGACACACACCCACACCTTCGGCCCCCACGGCGGCTTAATACGGCACCATCCCCCAGCTTCACAGCCGAGGACGCCAGAGCTCAGAAGGTCAGGGGGCTTGGCCACCGCGCAGGGCTGGCACCGGGAGCCAGGAACCCGCTGGGTCTCTGTCCTCCCGGTCACCGTGGcattcctcagtttccccaacagAGCGATGGGGGAACAATGGGGCCCCACCGGTCTGGTGCAGGATGCTCTCCGGCCTCCCTGGCCCCCATCTGTCCCCGAGATTCCTGTCAAGTCTCCCGTGTTGGGGAAAGAAGGGATGCTGGGGCCGGAAGCTCCTCTTCTTAACGCCATTTCGGGGCTCAGTGGTGCTTGGTAATTAAAGGGCCACACAAGAACTCGCCACTCCGGCAACGGCCCAGCCCCGGGGACTGAAACAGACCTCAGCGGGTCCTCCAGGGACAGTCCCCACCCTGCAGAGAAGAACCGGGCTCCGGGACAGGTGTCAGGGGGCCCATTTCTCAGACGAGAAGCCTGAGGGCCCCCCAACCCGAAGGGCTCCACGCACCCCTCTCCAGGGTCGTTGAGCCACTCAGCCTGCCTGTTAGCCTGGAGGCCTTCGCCGTGCAGAGAACACCTCTTCAGCGGGCTCCCACCTGGGCTCGTGGAATTCcatgcctccccccgccccagcccaaACTTGGACGTCCCGGACTGCTCTCCTCCTCCGCTTCCCGTCCAACCTTCAGGAAACCCTGCGCCCACCCACTCCGCTCCAATCTCCAGCCGGTTCACCCGGATTCTCCTGGCAGCTCGGCCTCCGCTTGTGCCCGCCCCCAAATCTATTTCAACTCACAGCAGACAAACAATCTTTCTAAGCCTTCCAGACCTTTCTTCCCAACCTTTCCTGCATTGTGAGTCCACACACCCAAGGGGCCCTTTCAGACACTTTCCTGATTTGCCGCAAGAAATTTTCACCCACAGATGACGCATACACCTGTCTGTCCTGTGTGCACGTCTGTGCTGCACACACGAGGAGGAAGCCTTCTTCGTCCCCAAGAGGCAGACTGGCGCCGCCCCCACAAGAAGGCATGTTCTGGGGCTCTTGAGTGGTCCCTCTGCTCCAAACCCACCAGGGGACAAGCCGCTGGGGCCTCGGGACGGTGGGGGAGGCCACCATCCCCAGGACCACCAGTCCCCAGGGCAGAGGGACTCACACTGGCAGGAAACGCTCGAGCCCGGAGGGGACGGATGTCATGGCACCGGGACTCAGGAGCCAGCAACAGTCACCCCGCCatgcagagggggtggggggaggggaccggGCCCACCCTGGGGAGTTCCGGAAGGCAGGAAGCGGAAGCCTCTGGTGAACTATGTGAGCAACCACAGGGAGTTGCTCTGGCCGGCCCACACCCAATACCCCGGCGCCTCGACCTTGACGGTAAGCCCTTCATCCAGGCAGCTGCCTCCAGCCTCCACCAGCCCAGGGCTCATTGTCATTCCAGGCCAGCGCCTTTCCTGAGGCCGAACAGGGGCGTTATCCAACGGGGGAGGGACACAAGTGGGTCCTCACGGCGACTCAATTAATCCTCCATCGGAAATTCTAACACAATCAATTTGGGGAGCCGGCCGACATCATAACACAGTAATTAGGAACAACTTTCAACTCTCGGCTTCCTTTGAAGATTGTAATTGCAATTAATTAAACATCTTCGCTGCTCCTCAGAGTCTGTTCCAGAGGAAACTAGAgcagaggcggggggtgggggtgccccgACCCCTGTTCTCAGCAGCCCAGGAATCAAGCGGGGAGCTGCCTCCCTTAAATATCAAAGGGTGTGACGCCCCTGTTTCCCTGGGGAAGCCCGAGGTGACTCTGAGGTAGAAGACCCAGCCTGGGGGCTCTGAGCCCCACCGTCCCCTGCAGGCCCCACCTGCACCCAGAACGGGAGGGGGGACCCCGGCCCTCCGCTCAGCAAGGCCATATTCACACATTCGGAGATTACCAGTTGGGCACCCATTGTTGCCAACAGGGCCCCAGAAGCAGGGGTTCCCCAGTGAACCTGACAGGTCacatccctgccctccaggggctgTCACCCCAAAGGTGATGCTCACCAAGCGCAAGGCTGCTGGAAGTCACCCCGAGCAAGGCAGTGGGAGGAAGGTGTGTCCCCGGGGAGGAAGAGCCAGCCATCTCAGCCCCAAGGGCATCAGCAGGACCCTGGACAGAGGAGGGGTGACCACGCTGGGTTAAGACAGGGCACGAGTGACTGTCCACTCTCCCAGTGGACACAGCTGTCCTCTCTCTGTCGGGCTCCCACTGGGCCAGGCGGAGCCCAGGGACCCGACCGAGGAGATCCACACCCCCCCCACAGCCCACAAGGAGACCCCATGACCATGCTCCCCCTCCCAGCTGAGGACCCAAGGCCCCGGGGGAAAAGCTGGCCACGGGTCGCGAGTGAGGAGGTGACTCAGTATCCCAGCAAGGTCTGTCGTCCCCAAAGCCTGCCTGTAGCCACTGCCACCCCAGCGAACACCATGCCCCGTGTCACAGCAGTAGGCCGCTGACACAACAGCCACAACATCCCAGCACAGACCGCCCGGCCTGATTCTCAGAAGGGGGCAGTGTCTTCTGGCAAATCAGTGGGAGGAAGGTAGGGTGAAGTGTTGCCACCCGGATCCAGGATCTGGAACCAAAAAGGCGTTTCCTTCCAATTGACAAAAATGACTACGAGTGTCATTCTTAGAATTCTAGCCCCAGCTGCTAAGACTTGAAAGCCAGCCAACCGAGGAGGACAATAAAGCCACACAGGAGAGGCACATTGACCCACAGGATCGTGCCTAAGGACAGTTAGAGCAATCGGGCCACAAATGTGCTCTGAGCATCCCAGCAGCCAGAGCAAAAAGGGCAAATTGAGGGCTCCATGGCTTTCCCTGTGCAATGAAAAGAGGCAGGAGAAGCTGAGTCCCCAGAGCAGCTCTCATCTAAGGGACAATGGGCAGGGCGTTGTCCTGCTGTCCTCCCAACCCCCAATCCCTGAGCTCCTTGATGCAGGCAGTGTCTTCCCTCCCTGAACACTCAGCCCCAGAACTGGACCCAGCACTGAGCAGGTGCTCAAAAAACAAATTAGATTCTCAACCCTGCTTTACACTAATGGGCAAACATTCATTTTTCTGGCCGTGCTTCTCCATGGGAGCAGCATTTCTAACCGGAAGAGAAAAGGTGTGATTTGGCAGAAAATGTCAGCCCTGGTGCTCACACCTCCTGACTGAGTGGACACGGTGGTCGTTCCCCATCTTCCCTGACATCCTCCTCCTACCTAGGCTACCACAGTGTTCCGGGCCTTAATTCTTACAATCCAGCCAAGGTAACCCCACGTGCTGGCCACGGGGATTGGTTCAGGTAATGCAGGGCTGAGCCACTTAATGCATGAATCAAACCTTGAGACCTTGATCCAACCTTACCTGAAGCTCAGTTTATTTCTGGACCCTCCAGATACATAAGCCAGTTTTGAACCTTTTGTAGTTTTTAAGCCCATTGGAGCCAGGCCATGGTTTTAACACAGAGTTCTAATAACACATGGGCTTGTGTCCTTGGACAAGCCCTGTCCCCTCTCTagacctcagtgtcctcatctgtctGCTGACCTCAAGGAAGCGCAGAGAGGATGAGGTGACACTGTGCCTGTAAAAGGGACCCGAGAACCCTGCGGCCACGTAAAGACTATGGCTCTTCGTCCGTCCCTGTGGCTCCCTTCCAGCGCACGCGGCTCTGGTCTCGCAGCCCCTTCCTGCAGCCCTTAGACCCTTGAAGCTCTTTTTTCTTGCCCAGCCTTTGCCCACGCTGTCCCCTCTTCCTGGATGGCCCTTCCCCAGACTGCACAGGCCTGGCTCCTCCCCCAGAGTCCACGTGCCTGGCTCCTCCCCCAGAGTCCACGTGCCTGGCTCCTCCCCCAGAGTGCGCATGCCTGGCTCCTCCCCATTCTTCCAACCTCCGATCTCCcttaaatgccacctcctccaagagGCCCTTCCTGACCACCCTGTTTTAAATACCATGTGTCCTATTCATTTTCATCCCAGTACTTCTTGAacgtttcacttttttttctttttcagcatgtTTGTTTCTTCCCTAGGGGACTCATTTGGGGGTCTTTGTCCTCTAGGGCAATGCCTCTCACACTAGTGGTGGTAAAGGACCAGCGTTTTTATTCCCAATCTGTCCTTGACTAGTAGTTTCATAAACTACATGGAAAGTACACTTCTAGGAGATTTTCTACTTGAAACGCTAGATAGAAACCTCGCTTTCTTGTTACTACACTCTATCGTCATAAAATTTCTTTGTCGACTTGTTTCAAGAGTTTTTAAATGGTAACTCCATCTCTGCGGTTTAGGGAGAGGGGCAAGCTCACACACCCCCCCCAGGGCAGGCAGAACCCCCAGAGTTACCGCCCCAGAAGGCAGTGACACATCCCTGGCTTTCTTGCCCCTGGGGCGGGACAGTACTGATGCCCCAGCGGGATCCCCAGGCACCCAGAGTGTTCACTTGCTGGGTATCACGCCTCTTAactgcttctttcctttctctgtcaccTCCTCACTCCCCTACCTGTGTGTCACCTCTCAAGTAAACTGCACGCAACCCCATGATTCGGGACAGCTTCTGGGTGAACCTAAACAATCAATACATAACATAGGAGATCCAATACCTAATGTCATAATTGCTGTCGCCCTATTGTGAGCCAAATGCATAAATATTACAAAGTAAGTGTTGTGCAtctcaatgaaatggaaaagacaaaatcCACAGGCAGatggaggctggggggggggggggggggggggcagggatctAAAGGAACCACCAGTGGAGGAGAGTGAATCTGGACGCCCCTCTTCCAGAGCCCAGAGACCTCCTTCTCCTCCAGAGGTGAGCATTTCCTGCCACCGGTTCTCCAGCAAACCAAGTGAGGCTCTGGAAAAACCATTCCTGCCCACGACTGGGAAGCTAAAAATAACTCCCAGatcagaagaaaggagaaaagaactcTGATTCCATGGCACTGGAGTAAGAACGCACCCTCCCAGCACACCTGGACTATGCCAACCCCCACAGGAAGAGACCCAGGCCGACCGTCCGTCTGGGCCCCAGTGCAGTGGCTGTGCCCAGCTAACAGCCGGCCCGCAGTAGACAGGCCTCTGCCAGGGCTTGTCACCCACACAGGGACATGCCCCTGGGATGGAGGCCGGCTCACCAGTGGTTGCTCTGGCTCCCAAGAGGCACTGGGGGGCATAGTAAGAGGCACCCTCTCTGCCCAGAGCCAACAGGGGAGGACAACAGGGGTGCAGCAGTGGGAGTGGGGACTGTGCCCCCAACCTTCCTGTTTTGGCATCCCTCGGGCCTCTCCCCCACCCGCTCTGTACTCTCTCCactgctgggggggtgggggctttctctctgccctgctaacctgctgcccttcccctctcccagctccccagAAGCCGCTCTGTCTTGGAAAATGGAAACACGGCTGAACTGGACGTCGGATATATGGGGAACCAGATCCCAGATGCTACTTGGGACAGCCAGGACCTCGGTGTCCTGATCTGTGGGATGGGCACGCTACTCCCCACCACGGGGCTGGGGCTAGGATCCCAGAGTGTAGGCACTGTGAGTGGAGGGCCGGCCGCCAGCATCGCCATCCCAGGTCCCGTCCCTTAGCCTGCCCGGATGCCATCGCGATCTCACTCCTTCACTCACTCCCCTGGAGACCCGTGTGGCTCCCCAGCAGCGCGGCTGACCAAGCCtggcctgggggcagggcccaGCCCCTCGCCCTGCTCCGGGGGTCCAGCTGCCACCGTGTGTCCAGCAAAGAGCGTGGGCTGGCGAAGCAGAGAAACTCTTTATTGGCCTGGGGGCGCGGCCTAGCCCAGCCTGGGGGCGCCGCCAGGGGTGCCAGGGGTGCCGGGCTCGGGCCCCGCGGGCCCCGGGAAGGCGGCGCCGGGCCCAGGCGGGAGCAGCATCAGGCCCGGCCGGGGCGCGCCCGCGCTGGCGTAGCTCAGGGCCAGGCGCTCCAGGCGCCGCTTGCGCACCGCAGCCTGGGCGGTGGCGTGCAGGGGCCGCAGCAGCGCAGGGGGCGGCGCGCCCGGGCCTCGCAGCAGGAAGTCGAAGCCCGCACGGTCGTGCGGGTCGTAGAAGAGCGGCCCGCGGGCCGGGTCGGGCCCCGGAGGCCAGGCGAACGGGAAGGGCAGCGTGAAGTCCTCGGTGAGCACACGGATGGCGAAGTCGTCCTCCTTGCCCAGCGCGCGGTAGGCGCGCCCGATGCCGCGGAAGTGCGCCGCCCAGAGCTGCGCGTCCCCGCCGTAGATGTCCGGGAAGGGGGGCTCCGGGGCCGCGGCGGGACCTGCGGGGCCGTGGCCGCAGGAGCGACAGAGGGCAAGTGGCCACGTGTGCGGGCGAGGAGAGAGCGAGGGACCCCGAGAACCTGCCTGGGGGCGAGGAGGGCctggagggcagaggtggggtcCCCGGACTGACACGGGAGGCGTGAGACAAATCCCCGAGGGGACAGCGCCCGGACAGCTAGGAGGGCAGAAAGGCACCGAAGGGTGCAGACAAGAGAAGGCCACTCAATACTGCTTGGGCGGAACCTTCCAGgcagggaggagcctggggagTTTGGCAGGGCCTCCTGAACGGGCTCcggaggctgggctgggctcacAGACTGCAGCGGATGGGGCAGGGGGTGATGTGGTCACTCCCAGTACAGAGTGGACTGTGGGAGCCCAGACTGGAGGTCGGATCTGGGCCTGGTGAGGTCAAAGTAAGGACACTGCCAGCAGAGCACTTAGCTGGGAGGAAACAGAAGGGCAAATGCCAGACCTTGCAGATGGAGGTGGGGAGGCGCTGGGGGTGACAGCCGGTTCCCAGCCTGACACCATGACCCTGGACCCAGGGGGACGAGCAGCCCCAGGGGATGGAGGGATCAGGTTGGAAGGTGAAATGGTTCTCTGTCTGTTGGAAAGCCTCTGATGGGAGCA contains:
- the CF2H8orf90 gene encoding uncharacterized protein C8orf90 homolog; amino-acid sequence: MASPHSGAPSPAGLAPPPAAPPGPAAAPEPPFPDIYGGDAQLWAAHFRGIGRAYRALGKEDDFAIRVLTEDFTLPFPFAWPPGPDPARGPLFYDPHDRAGFDFLLRGPGAPPPALLRPLHATAQAAVRKRRLERLALSYASAGAPRPGLMLLPPGPGAAFPGPAGPEPGTPGTPGGAPRLG